Proteins from a single region of Scylla paramamosain isolate STU-SP2022 chromosome 13, ASM3559412v1, whole genome shotgun sequence:
- the LOC135106580 gene encoding uncharacterized protein LOC135106580, whose amino-acid sequence MVRPRDVSGSAGSHVKVQPISSLCAGETHAHPGSATHPTGGQHTHATVHSPQGPMAALRHTHRDHFPSDDEAAEDSVTLVEETLQPSSSRPEGCGGREVAHTSPNTTTETVPRRNLVYRDDNIAYVVEGLYLGNITAAYSQPLLCRLDVQCVVDLSGTRPTQVPADKKSICPCTCPLTTPHHRSRLCIDIPDSEEVDIRQFSSEVTRFIHAAHLKGKNVLVHSYKGQSRAPALVILYLMTIVRMSFAQALSLVQTSYPCVALNPAFRMTLQEVDRRLSPPPSPSPGPDTTTTTTTTNTIATTTTTTTHPKIKTAWT is encoded by the exons ATG gtgaGGCCCCGTGACGTGAGCGGAAGTGCGGGGAGCCACGTAAAGGTCCAGCCAATCTCGTCCCTGTGTGCAGGTGAGACCCACGCCCACCCTGGCAGTGCTACACACCCCACGGGTGGCCAGCACACCCACGCCACAGTGCACAGCCCCCAGGGACCCATGGCAGCCTTGAGGCACACCCACAGGGACCACTTCCCCAG CGATGACGAGGCAGCAGAGGACAGTGTGACTCTCGTGGAGGAGACGCTgcagccttcctcctcccggCCGGAGGgttgtggggggagagaggtggcccacacaTCTCCAAATACCACAACTGAAACTGTTCCAAGGAGAAATTTGGTGTACAGGGACGACAACATCGCCTAC GTGGTGGAAGGACTGTACCTGGGCAACATCACCGCCGCCTACAGCCAGCCTCTGCTCTGCCGCCTGGACGTGCAGTGCGTGGTGGACCTTTCTGGCACGCGGCCCACTCAGGTGCCTGCCGACAAGAAGTCCATCTGTCCCTGCACCTGCCCCctcaccacgccacaccacaggTCAAG GCTGTGCATCGACATTCCTGACTCAGAGGAAGTGGACATAAGACAGTTTAGCTCGGAGGTGACTCGCTTCATCCACGCTGCCCACCTCAAGGGGAAGAACGTCCTTGTCCATAGTTACAAGGGGCAAAGTCGCGCCCCAGCACTGGTTATCCTCTACCTAATGACT ATCGTACGCATGTCCTTCGCCCAAGCCTTGTCCCTGGTGCAGACATCCTACCCCTGCGTGGCCCTTAACCCTGCCTTTCGAATGACACTGCAGGAGGTGGACCGTCGCCTCAGCCCTCCACCGTCCCCTTCACCAGGCCCAGACAcgacaacaaccaccaccaccactaacaccattgccaccaccaccaccaccaccacacatccgaaaataaaaacagcatGGACATAA
- the LOC135106581 gene encoding probable protein phosphatase 2C T23F11.1 isoform X1 has protein sequence MRTQCGLPVYSARTFRMGQTLSEPVTQKETSRCENSWLRVGASCMQGWRVNMEDAHTTILSLPDDPGTAFFAVYDGHGGARIAQHAGKHLHKSIVNRPEYSAGQIEAAVKQGFLDLDNAMQTDEVLKDELAGTTAICCLLRNRTIYCGNVGDSRAIASVSGRVEELSSDHKPSLASEQRRITAAGGWVELNRVNGNLALSRALGDFVFKKNELKGPEEQIVTACPDVTVRELTDDWEFIVLACDGIWDVMTNQEVVNFVRLRLSQGMEPEDVCEDLMTRCLAPDCQMGGLGCDNMTVILICILQSGSWKEEDISSFEGSDIMIEGEHSRWEFASHQLRAPTVKPQLTHDRCLHILGSDAIESFPGLRCRPQDCVSTSSSESSESSTSDVCVCCSPGGSDSDLSPERKSCAHHNSDRSGSSPDHDNFIYDPWCFSSDSVSSDTPGSCFSLIEDGICTLNISQSDTKSSSNSSVTEHSLEINDDSISSEEEELQEKCGRPSLALTSQTNEDDSDLDLQ, from the exons ATGAGGACCCAGTGTGGCCTGCCTGTGTACTCTGCAAG GACCTTCAGGATGGGACAGACGCTGAGTGAGCCGGTGACCCAGAAGGAGACGTCTCGCTGTGAGAACTCATGGCTGAGGGTGGGCGCCTCATGCATGCAGGGCTGGAGGGTCAACATGGAGGATGCACACACCACCATCCTCTCCCTGCCAGATGATCCGGGAACGGCCTTCTTTGCTGTGTATGACGGACATGGAG GTGCACGCATTGCCCAGCACGCAGGCAAACACCTCCACAAGAGCATCGTCAACAGGCCAGAATACTCTGCAGGCCAGATAGAGGCAGCTGTCAAACAG GGCTTCCTAGACCTGGACAATGCAATGCAGACAGATGAGGTGCTGAAGGATGAGCTTGCTGGTACAACTGCCATCTGCTGCCTCTTGCGGAACAGAACCATCTACTGC GGCAACGTAGGAGATTCCCGCGCCATCGCAAGTGTGAGTGGACGTGTGGAGGAACTGAGCAGTGACCACAAGCCCAGCCTTGCCTCTGAGCAGCGCAGAATTACAGCAGCGGGCGGCTGGGTGGAGCTGAACAGAGTGAATGGCAACCTGGCTCTCTCAAGAGCCTTGGGAGACTTTGTATTTAAGAAGAATGAACTCAAAGGCCCAGAGGAACAGATTGTCACAG CTTGCCCCGATGTGACAGTGCGCGAGTTGACTGACGATTGGGAATTCATCGTTCTGGCGTGTGATGGCATCTGGGATGTCATGACCAACCAG GAGGTGGTGAACTTTGTGAGGCTGCGGCTGTCTCAGGGCATGGAGCCGGAGGACGTATGTGAGGACCTCATGACCCGATGCCTGGCACCTGACTGCCAGATGGGTGGCCTTGGCTGTGACAACATGACAGTCATCCTCATCTGCATTCTTCAATCAGGATCCTGGAAAGAG GAAGATATTTCATCATTTGAGGGAAGTGACATTATGATAGAAGGTGAACATAGCAGATGGGAATTTGCTTCACATCAACTAAGAGCTCCCACAGTTAAGCCTCAGCTCACCCATGACAGATGCTTGCACATCTTGGGGAGTGATGCCATAGAGTCATTTCCTGGGCTTAGGTGCCGTCCACAGGATTGTGTTAGCACTTCCTCCAGTGAGAGCTCTGAGAGTAGCAccagtgacgtgtgtgtgtgctgcagccCAGGTGGCTCCGACAGCGACTTGTCCCCTGAGAGGAAAAGCTGTGCACACCATAACAGTGACAGGAGTGGATCATCACCTGACCATGACAACTTTATTTATGACCCTTGGTGCTTCAGTAGTGACTCAGTTAGCAGTGATACACCAGGCTCGTGTTTCTCTTTGATTGAGGATGGAATCTGTACCCTGAACATAAGCCAGTCAGACACAAAAAGTAGTAGCAACTCATCAGTAACTGAGCACTCTCTTGAGATAAATGATGACAGTATATCttctgaagaagaggag CTTCAGGAGAAGTGTGGGCGGCCATCACTGGCACTCACCAGCCAGACCAATGAGGATGACAGTGACCTGGACCTTCAGTGA
- the LOC135106581 gene encoding probable protein phosphatase 2C T23F11.1 isoform X3, with protein MRTQCGLPVYSARTFRMGQTLSEPVTQKETSRCENSWLRVGASCMQGWRVNMEDAHTTILSLPDDPGTAFFAVYDGHGGARIAQHAGKHLHKSIVNRPEYSAGQIEAAVKQGFLDLDNAMQTDEVLKDELAGTTAICCLLRNRTIYCGNVGDSRAIASVSGRVEELSSDHKPSLASEQRRITAAGGWVELNRVNGNLALSRALGDFVFKKNELKGPEEQIVTACPDVTVRELTDDWEFIVLACDGIWDVMTNQEVVNFVRLRLSQGMEPEDVCEDLMTRCLAPDCQMGGLGCDNMTVILICILQSGSWKELQEKCGRPSLALTSQTNEDDSDLDLQ; from the exons ATGAGGACCCAGTGTGGCCTGCCTGTGTACTCTGCAAG GACCTTCAGGATGGGACAGACGCTGAGTGAGCCGGTGACCCAGAAGGAGACGTCTCGCTGTGAGAACTCATGGCTGAGGGTGGGCGCCTCATGCATGCAGGGCTGGAGGGTCAACATGGAGGATGCACACACCACCATCCTCTCCCTGCCAGATGATCCGGGAACGGCCTTCTTTGCTGTGTATGACGGACATGGAG GTGCACGCATTGCCCAGCACGCAGGCAAACACCTCCACAAGAGCATCGTCAACAGGCCAGAATACTCTGCAGGCCAGATAGAGGCAGCTGTCAAACAG GGCTTCCTAGACCTGGACAATGCAATGCAGACAGATGAGGTGCTGAAGGATGAGCTTGCTGGTACAACTGCCATCTGCTGCCTCTTGCGGAACAGAACCATCTACTGC GGCAACGTAGGAGATTCCCGCGCCATCGCAAGTGTGAGTGGACGTGTGGAGGAACTGAGCAGTGACCACAAGCCCAGCCTTGCCTCTGAGCAGCGCAGAATTACAGCAGCGGGCGGCTGGGTGGAGCTGAACAGAGTGAATGGCAACCTGGCTCTCTCAAGAGCCTTGGGAGACTTTGTATTTAAGAAGAATGAACTCAAAGGCCCAGAGGAACAGATTGTCACAG CTTGCCCCGATGTGACAGTGCGCGAGTTGACTGACGATTGGGAATTCATCGTTCTGGCGTGTGATGGCATCTGGGATGTCATGACCAACCAG GAGGTGGTGAACTTTGTGAGGCTGCGGCTGTCTCAGGGCATGGAGCCGGAGGACGTATGTGAGGACCTCATGACCCGATGCCTGGCACCTGACTGCCAGATGGGTGGCCTTGGCTGTGACAACATGACAGTCATCCTCATCTGCATTCTTCAATCAGGATCCTGGAAAGAG CTTCAGGAGAAGTGTGGGCGGCCATCACTGGCACTCACCAGCCAGACCAATGAGGATGACAGTGACCTGGACCTTCAGTGA
- the LOC135106581 gene encoding probable protein phosphatase 2C T23F11.1 isoform X2, with the protein MGQTLSEPVTQKETSRCENSWLRVGASCMQGWRVNMEDAHTTILSLPDDPGTAFFAVYDGHGGARIAQHAGKHLHKSIVNRPEYSAGQIEAAVKQGFLDLDNAMQTDEVLKDELAGTTAICCLLRNRTIYCGNVGDSRAIASVSGRVEELSSDHKPSLASEQRRITAAGGWVELNRVNGNLALSRALGDFVFKKNELKGPEEQIVTACPDVTVRELTDDWEFIVLACDGIWDVMTNQEVVNFVRLRLSQGMEPEDVCEDLMTRCLAPDCQMGGLGCDNMTVILICILQSGSWKEEDISSFEGSDIMIEGEHSRWEFASHQLRAPTVKPQLTHDRCLHILGSDAIESFPGLRCRPQDCVSTSSSESSESSTSDVCVCCSPGGSDSDLSPERKSCAHHNSDRSGSSPDHDNFIYDPWCFSSDSVSSDTPGSCFSLIEDGICTLNISQSDTKSSSNSSVTEHSLEINDDSISSEEEELQEKCGRPSLALTSQTNEDDSDLDLQ; encoded by the exons ATGGGACAGACGCTGAGTGAGCCGGTGACCCAGAAGGAGACGTCTCGCTGTGAGAACTCATGGCTGAGGGTGGGCGCCTCATGCATGCAGGGCTGGAGGGTCAACATGGAGGATGCACACACCACCATCCTCTCCCTGCCAGATGATCCGGGAACGGCCTTCTTTGCTGTGTATGACGGACATGGAG GTGCACGCATTGCCCAGCACGCAGGCAAACACCTCCACAAGAGCATCGTCAACAGGCCAGAATACTCTGCAGGCCAGATAGAGGCAGCTGTCAAACAG GGCTTCCTAGACCTGGACAATGCAATGCAGACAGATGAGGTGCTGAAGGATGAGCTTGCTGGTACAACTGCCATCTGCTGCCTCTTGCGGAACAGAACCATCTACTGC GGCAACGTAGGAGATTCCCGCGCCATCGCAAGTGTGAGTGGACGTGTGGAGGAACTGAGCAGTGACCACAAGCCCAGCCTTGCCTCTGAGCAGCGCAGAATTACAGCAGCGGGCGGCTGGGTGGAGCTGAACAGAGTGAATGGCAACCTGGCTCTCTCAAGAGCCTTGGGAGACTTTGTATTTAAGAAGAATGAACTCAAAGGCCCAGAGGAACAGATTGTCACAG CTTGCCCCGATGTGACAGTGCGCGAGTTGACTGACGATTGGGAATTCATCGTTCTGGCGTGTGATGGCATCTGGGATGTCATGACCAACCAG GAGGTGGTGAACTTTGTGAGGCTGCGGCTGTCTCAGGGCATGGAGCCGGAGGACGTATGTGAGGACCTCATGACCCGATGCCTGGCACCTGACTGCCAGATGGGTGGCCTTGGCTGTGACAACATGACAGTCATCCTCATCTGCATTCTTCAATCAGGATCCTGGAAAGAG GAAGATATTTCATCATTTGAGGGAAGTGACATTATGATAGAAGGTGAACATAGCAGATGGGAATTTGCTTCACATCAACTAAGAGCTCCCACAGTTAAGCCTCAGCTCACCCATGACAGATGCTTGCACATCTTGGGGAGTGATGCCATAGAGTCATTTCCTGGGCTTAGGTGCCGTCCACAGGATTGTGTTAGCACTTCCTCCAGTGAGAGCTCTGAGAGTAGCAccagtgacgtgtgtgtgtgctgcagccCAGGTGGCTCCGACAGCGACTTGTCCCCTGAGAGGAAAAGCTGTGCACACCATAACAGTGACAGGAGTGGATCATCACCTGACCATGACAACTTTATTTATGACCCTTGGTGCTTCAGTAGTGACTCAGTTAGCAGTGATACACCAGGCTCGTGTTTCTCTTTGATTGAGGATGGAATCTGTACCCTGAACATAAGCCAGTCAGACACAAAAAGTAGTAGCAACTCATCAGTAACTGAGCACTCTCTTGAGATAAATGATGACAGTATATCttctgaagaagaggag CTTCAGGAGAAGTGTGGGCGGCCATCACTGGCACTCACCAGCCAGACCAATGAGGATGACAGTGACCTGGACCTTCAGTGA